GAGCACAAGTTGGAAGAGCATGGCACAAGGGAAGAGTTCATCTTACACCATGTACTTACTTGTAAGCGCTTTTAAAAGTTGGGCGGAAGCAGTTGTTTAAAGTGGCCGTTCAATTTAACCCGCTCTTTCAGCAGTTCCGTTTCCAGCACAATAGGGACAATGTTGGTAAGGTGTTTCAGAATCATATCAAAGCGCTCTTCCTCTGTGGGGCAGATGAGCACCTGGTATTCTTGTTCAGTGGTCATGCCCAGGTGGTGGGCAATGTCAAAGGATTTGAAATCAGGAGCCAGAGTGAGCATCAGAGACTGAATACCCAGCGCGTGGTACAGCTTTTTGAGCAGTAGTTCTATTTGCTGGCGTTGCACAGGAGCGTCTTTCAAATCCAGGGGTACTTCCTCCACCTCGCCGCCGGCGTACAAACGGCCGGGCATCTGCTTATGAAAGTGTTTTATTTGAAAGATGCCCATGCCTTTGGTTTTGATGTCCATCTCGCCGCCGGCGTATTTTTTTTCTATGCTCAGAATTTTTATTTCGGTCCCGTACTCGGCCACGCCGCTTTCCAGATACACCGGTATCCCGAAGGTGGTGTCATTGGCCTGGCATTCTGTGATGAGTTGCCGGTACCGGGGCTCAAAAATATGCAGGTTCAGTTTCTCCCCCGGAAAAACAACTATATTTAACGGAAACAGGGGCAGAAATCTACTCATAGTCTTAAAGGGAAGTGGTGGCTGATGCCTACTAATTTAA
The nucleotide sequence above comes from Nibribacter ruber. Encoded proteins:
- a CDS encoding LON peptidase substrate-binding domain-containing protein; amino-acid sequence: MSRFLPLFPLNIVVFPGEKLNLHIFEPRYRQLITECQANDTTFGIPVYLESGVAEYGTEIKILSIEKKYAGGEMDIKTKGMGIFQIKHFHKQMPGRLYAGGEVEEVPLDLKDAPVQRQQIELLLKKLYHALGIQSLMLTLAPDFKSFDIAHHLGMTTEQEYQVLICPTEEERFDMILKHLTNIVPIVLETELLKERVKLNGHFKQLLPPNF